AGGAATTCGCCGAGCGCACCAAGATGTTCGCCGAGGCCCTCGACCTCGACGAGATGATGGGCCAGCTGCTCACCTCCGAGGGCTTCACCTCGGTGGAGGAAATCGCCTACGTGCCGGTGTCCGAGCTCGCCTCCATCGAGGGCTTCGACGAGGAGACCGCCGCTGAACTCCAGGCCCGCGCCCTCAAGCATCTCTCCGATGTCGAGGAAGCGCTGGACAACGAGCGCCGGGAGCTGGGCGTCGAGGACGACCTCAAGACGGTTCCGGGCGTCACCTCCAAGATGCTGGTGGCGTTCGGCAAGAACGACATCAAGTCGGTCGAGGATCTTGCCGGCTGCGCCACCGACGATCTCGTCGGCTGGACGGAGCGCAAGGACGGCGAGACCGTGCGGTTCCCCGGCGCGCTCGATGGGTTCGAGCTCAGCCGTGAGGATGCCGAAAGCCTGATCATGCAGGCCCGCATCGCGGCCGGCTGGATCAGCGCGGACGAAGCCGAGGCGCAGGCGGAAGCCGCGCCCGACTCCGAACCGGCCTGAGAGCCAAGGAGATGACCCGGCGTGCTCGCGAGTATGGACCAGGACGAGACGGATGGCGGGCCGCGCGCGCTGAAGGGCGCGCGGGCGCCGGATGCGCGCCTGTGCCTGGCCACGCGCACGGTCACGCCGGTTTCGCAGATGCTGCGTTTCGTGGTCGCGCCGGACGGCGCGATCGTGCCGGATCTCGGCCATAAGCTTCCCGGCCGCGGTGCCTGGGTCACCGCGACCCGCGAGGCGCTCGATCAGGCGCTGAAGCGCAAGGCCTTCGGACGCGCCTTCAAGGGCAAGGGCACCAGCGGCCCCGACCTGCCCGATCTCGTGGAAACGCTGCTCGCGGCCGACACCCGTGCAGCGCTCTCCCTCGCCAACAAGGCGGGACGTGTCGTCACCGGCACCGCCAAGGTGGAATCCGCGCTCGCGTCAGGCGATGCGGCGGTGCTCCTTCATGCCTCGGACGCTCGTCCGGACGGAATTCGAAAACTGAACGGGTTCGCCCGTCAGATGGAAGCTGCCGGGCTGCGCCCGGTGGCGATCGTAGGCTGCCTGCCGGGCGTCGAATTGGACTTGGCGTTGGGGCGGTCAAATGTGGTACATGCAGCGCTGCTCGCGCATCCGACAACCGCGGGTTTTCTCGCGCGCTGCCGTAGGCTCGAGCGCTGGCGAATGGGCACAGCCGCCAGCGCTCCGGAAGGGCATTGCCCGCAGCCCGACCGGATGCAAGGAACGGATACGGAATGAACGATACCAAGACCCCCGGTGACAAGACGCTCCACCCCGCCCCCGGCAAGACGCTCACGCTGAAGCGCCCGGTGGAGCAGGGCACTGTGCGCCAGAGCTTCAGCCACGGACGCTCCAAGTCTGTGGTGGTGGAGAAGGTGAAGCGCCGCGTCTTCGCGCCGGGTGAAGCCGGAGCGCCGAGCGGCACACCTGCCGCCGCGCCGGCTGCGACCCCGGCGCCGGCTGCTGCCGCGCCGCGTCCCGCCACGCCTGCCCCCGCAGCGCCGCGCCCCGCGGCTCCCGCCACTCCGGCCCAGCCGGCTGCTGAAGCCAAGGCCCCCGCGCCGGCTCCGACGCCTGCACCGGCGGCTCCTGCCGCCCCGGTCGCTGAAGCGCCCAAGGTCGAGGCCCCCGCGCCGGTGGCTGCGAAGCCCGAGGCTGCGCCTGCCGCGCCGGTCGCCGAAGCGCCCAAGGTGGAGGTCCCTGCGCCTGCGCCGGCTCCTGCCGAACCCGTTGCCGCGCAGCCGGCGGCGCCGGTCGCTGCTGCGCCCGCCGCTCCCGCTCGTGCCCCCGAGGCGCCCCGTCCTGCGGTGTCCGCGCCCCGTCCGGCCGCCACCACGTCTTCGGGCTCGTCCTCGTCCAGCTCCCGTCCCGCCGCTGGCGGTGCGCAGCGTTCCGGCGCCGCGCCGCAGCGTCCCGGCACGTCCGGTGGTCCGGGCCGTCCCGGCGCTCCGGCGTCCGGCCAGCGCTCCGGTGGCCCGGGTTCGGATCGCCGCGGTGGTCCCGGCGGCCAGAACCGTCCCGGTCAGAACCGGCAGGGTGGCTCCGGCGTCGTGCTGCGCACGCTGACCGAGGAAGAACGCAACGCCCGCGCCAGCGCGCTCGCCGATGCCCGCGTCCGCGAGGTTGAAGAGCGGCGCATGGCCGAAGAGCGCCGCATCGCCGAGGAGGAAGCCCGCCGCCGCGCCGAGCGCGAGCGCGCGGAGCGTGCCGAGCGCGAAGCCGCCGAAGCCCGCAAGCGGGAAGAGGAAAGCCGTCGCGCCCTCGAGGACGAGAGCAAGCGCCGGGCCGAGCAGGAGGCGCGCAAGCGCTTTGGCGAGGAAACCGGCCGCTCCGGCGGTGCCTCCGCGCCGTCCACTTCCACGGCCCGCCCGCTGACGCCCCGTCCGGCCGGAACTACGACGACCACCGGCGCTCCGGCCGCCGGCGAGGAAGAGGACCGTCGTCCGCGTCGCGGCGGTGGTGTTCCGCCCCGCCCTGCTGCGCCCGTCAAGCTCCCCAAGAGCGCCGGCGGCGAGAAGCACCGCGGCCGCCTGACCGTCGTCACCGCCCAGTCGGGCGAGGAAGAGCGTCAGCGTTCGGTCGCCTCCTTCCGCCGTCGCACCCAGCGCATGACCGGTCATCGCGGCATGCAGGAGAGCAAGGAAAAGATCGTCCGCGAGGTCGTGCTGCCCGAGACGATCACCATCCAGGAACTCGCGAACCGCATGTCGGAACGCGCCGTGGATGTGATCCGGATGCTCATGAAGCAGGGCCAGATGGTGAAGATCACCGACGTGATCGACGCCGACACGGCCGAACTCATCGCTGCCGACCTCGGCCACACCGTGCGCCGCGTCTCGGAATCCGACGTCGAGGAAGGCCTGTTCGACAGCGCCGACGCGCCCGAGGATCTGCTGCCGCGTCCTCCGGTCGTGACCATCATGGGCCACGTCGACCACGGCAAGACCTCGCTGCTCGACTCCCTGCGCAAGGCGAACGTGGTGTCCGGCGAAGCCGGCGGCATCACCCAGCACATCGGCGCCTATCAGGTGACCTCGCCGCTCGGTGGCAAGATCACCTTCATCGACACCCCCGGCCACGCCGCCTTCACCGCCATGCGCGCCCGCGGCGCCAAGGTGACGGACATCGTGGTGCTGGTGGTGGCGGCCGATGACGGCGTGATGCCCCAGACGGTGGAAGCCATCAATCACGCCCGCGCCGCCAAGGTGCCGCTGATCGTGGCGATCAACAAGATCGACAAGCCCGATGCCAAGCCCGAGCGCGTGCGCTCCGAACTGCTCCAGTATGAGGTGCAGGTGGAGAGCATGGGCGGCGATACGCTGGAGGTGGAGGTCTCGGCCACGAAGCAGATCAACCTGGACAAGCTCCTGGAAGCGATCTCGCTGCAGTCCGAAGTCCTCGACCTCAAGGCCAATCCCGACCGTCCGGCCGAGGGCACCGTGGTCGAAGCCAAGCTCGATCGCGGTCGCGGCCCGGTCGCCACCGTGCTCGTGCAGCGCGGCACGCTGCGGGTGGGTGATATCGTCGTGGCCGGGGCCGAGTT
The Azorhizobium caulinodans ORS 571 genome window above contains:
- a CDS encoding RNA-binding protein — encoded protein: MLASMDQDETDGGPRALKGARAPDARLCLATRTVTPVSQMLRFVVAPDGAIVPDLGHKLPGRGAWVTATREALDQALKRKAFGRAFKGKGTSGPDLPDLVETLLAADTRAALSLANKAGRVVTGTAKVESALASGDAAVLLHASDARPDGIRKLNGFARQMEAAGLRPVAIVGCLPGVELDLALGRSNVVHAALLAHPTTAGFLARCRRLERWRMGTAASAPEGHCPQPDRMQGTDTE
- the infB gene encoding translation initiation factor IF-2 encodes the protein MNDTKTPGDKTLHPAPGKTLTLKRPVEQGTVRQSFSHGRSKSVVVEKVKRRVFAPGEAGAPSGTPAAAPAATPAPAAAAPRPATPAPAAPRPAAPATPAQPAAEAKAPAPAPTPAPAAPAAPVAEAPKVEAPAPVAAKPEAAPAAPVAEAPKVEVPAPAPAPAEPVAAQPAAPVAAAPAAPARAPEAPRPAVSAPRPAATTSSGSSSSSSRPAAGGAQRSGAAPQRPGTSGGPGRPGAPASGQRSGGPGSDRRGGPGGQNRPGQNRQGGSGVVLRTLTEEERNARASALADARVREVEERRMAEERRIAEEEARRRAERERAERAEREAAEARKREEESRRALEDESKRRAEQEARKRFGEETGRSGGASAPSTSTARPLTPRPAGTTTTTGAPAAGEEEDRRPRRGGGVPPRPAAPVKLPKSAGGEKHRGRLTVVTAQSGEEERQRSVASFRRRTQRMTGHRGMQESKEKIVREVVLPETITIQELANRMSERAVDVIRMLMKQGQMVKITDVIDADTAELIAADLGHTVRRVSESDVEEGLFDSADAPEDLLPRPPVVTIMGHVDHGKTSLLDSLRKANVVSGEAGGITQHIGAYQVTSPLGGKITFIDTPGHAAFTAMRARGAKVTDIVVLVVAADDGVMPQTVEAINHARAAKVPLIVAINKIDKPDAKPERVRSELLQYEVQVESMGGDTLEVEVSATKQINLDKLLEAISLQSEVLDLKANPDRPAEGTVVEAKLDRGRGPVATVLVQRGTLRVGDIVVAGAEFGRVRALITDTGATTTEAGPSVPVEVLGFNGTPEAGDRLAVVESEARAREITEYRQRQKREKAAARSAVVRGSLEQMMSQVRSTGRKEFPLIIKGDVSGSVEAIIGALEKLGNDEVQARIIHSGAGGINESDVTLAETSGAAIIGFNVRANKEARDSAERAGIEIRYYNIIYDLVDDVKKAMSGLLAPITRETMLGNALILEIFNVSKVGKVAGCRVTDGTVERGQHVRLIRDNVVIHEGKLATLNRFKDAVKEVLAGQECGMSFENYQDMRAGDVIECYRVEVVQRSL